One genomic segment of Chitinophagales bacterium includes these proteins:
- the meaB gene encoding methylmalonyl Co-A mutase-associated GTPase MeaB — translation MHFSSITNFATLAKAITQVENSLAGFEETLMALQPQSIPVIGFTGPPGAGKSTLLNATVTQLLSEEKKVGLLLIDPSSPFNLGAILGDRLRLSAHFNHPNLFIRSIATRGLLGGLSHTIVEVLEVMKSYTFDYIFIETVGVGQSEVEIAGLADKTIVILVPEAGDSVQTMKAGIMEIADVFVVNKADRADAESMVQALQTQLHLADKDYIPVIKTIAVENSGITELISTFSEKTSVNENRKTQLLLSKALTIIQREKMKHFDVSAFSRDLKEAVTMENFSLYRFVKKYF, via the coding sequence GTGCATTTTTCTTCTATTACCAACTTTGCAACGCTTGCCAAAGCCATTACTCAGGTAGAAAATTCCTTAGCCGGATTTGAAGAAACCTTAATGGCGCTACAACCTCAATCTATTCCCGTAATTGGCTTTACAGGGCCTCCCGGAGCCGGTAAAAGCACCCTCTTAAACGCAACCGTAACGCAATTATTGAGTGAAGAAAAAAAAGTGGGACTCTTGCTTATTGACCCTTCATCGCCCTTTAATCTCGGTGCCATACTTGGCGACAGATTGCGCTTGAGTGCTCACTTTAACCACCCCAATTTATTTATACGATCCATTGCCACGCGTGGCTTGCTGGGTGGGCTAAGCCACACTATTGTAGAAGTATTGGAAGTAATGAAAAGCTATACTTTCGACTATATTTTTATTGAAACTGTTGGCGTAGGACAAAGTGAAGTTGAAATTGCCGGACTTGCGGATAAAACAATAGTAATACTGGTTCCCGAAGCTGGCGATAGCGTGCAAACCATGAAAGCCGGCATTATGGAAATTGCCGATGTTTTTGTGGTGAACAAAGCCGATAGAGCCGATGCCGAAAGCATGGTGCAAGCCTTACAAACTCAATTGCACCTTGCCGATAAAGATTACATTCCGGTAATAAAAACTATAGCTGTAGAAAATAGTGGCATTACAGAACTCATTTCAACTTTCAGCGAAAAAACGAGTGTAAACGAAAACCGAAAAACACAACTCCTACTTTCAAAAGCACTCACAATTATTCAACGCGAAAAGATGAAACACTTTGATGTATCTGCATTTTCAAGAGATTT